A single window of Brachyhypopomus gauderio isolate BG-103 chromosome 21, BGAUD_0.2, whole genome shotgun sequence DNA harbors:
- the cbx5 gene encoding chromobox protein homolog 5 produces MGKKSQNREDDESASTDEEEYVVEKVLDRRVVKGRVEYFLKWKGFSDKHNTWEPEKNLDCPDLISEFMKTYKKGSSGPAPPSSAPKSSSSSGARSKDGGGSKRRNSDEEEEGGSKPKRKKEDEILVARGFERGLEPEKIIGATDSCGDLMFLMKWKDSDEADLVLAKEANHKCPQIVIAFYEERLTWHEDGEKKEKATAAV; encoded by the exons ATGGGGAAAAAGAGCCAGAACCGTGAGGATGACGAGTCTGCGTCCACGGATGAAGAGGAATATGTGGTGGAGAAGGTCTTAGACAGAAGGGTTGTAAAGGGCCGTGTGGAATATTTTCTCAAGTGGAAGGGTTTTTCAGA TAAACACAACACATGGGAGCCAGAGAAGAACCTGGACTGTCCAGACCTTATTTCTGAGTTCATGAAGACGTACAAGAAAGGCAGCAGTGGTCCAGCCCCCCCGAGCAGCGCTCCCAAATCCTCCAGCTCGTCCGGGGCCCGCTCCAAGGATGGGGGCGGCAGCAAGAGGAGAAACTctgacgaggaggaggagggcggcAGCAAGCCGAAGCGGAAAAAGGAG GATGAGATCCTTGTTGCGAGAGGCTTTGAGAGGGGCCTGGAGCCGGAAAAGATAATTGGAGCGACTGACTCGTGTGGGGACCTCATGTTCTTAATGAAGTG GAAAGACTCTGATGAGGCCGACCTTGTGCTTGCCAAGGAGGCCAATCACAAGTGCCCACAGATCGTCATTGCTTTCTACGAGGAGCGTCTCACCTGGCACGAGGACggggagaagaaggagaaggcTACTGCAGCTGTGTAG